The following are encoded together in the Blautia obeum ATCC 29174 genome:
- the ruvB gene encoding Holliday junction branch migration DNA helicase RuvB, whose product MEKRMITTDVTEEDLPLEGSLRPQTLDEYIGQEKTKKTLKIYIEAAKQRHDALDHVLFYGPPGLGKTTLSGIIANEMGTHMKVTSGPAIEKPGEMAAILNNLQEGDILFVDEIHRLNRQVEEVLYPAMEDFAIDIMIGKGASARSIRLDLPKFTLVGATTRAGLLSAPLRDRFGVMHHLEFYNHKELQTIVLRSAQVLGVEIDAKGAAEIAKRSRGTPRLANRLLKRVRDFAQVKYDGRITYDVASFALDLLEVDQYGLDKIDRRILQTLIVNFQGGPVGLETLAAAIGEDAGTLEDVYEPYLLQNGFLNRTPRGRTASSLAYEHLGFEKNS is encoded by the coding sequence ATGGAAAAAAGAATGATCACCACAGATGTTACAGAAGAGGATCTTCCCCTTGAGGGAAGTCTTCGTCCACAGACACTGGATGAATATATCGGTCAGGAAAAGACAAAAAAAACACTAAAAATATATATAGAAGCGGCCAAACAACGACATGACGCGCTGGATCATGTCCTGTTTTATGGGCCACCCGGTCTTGGTAAAACAACGTTATCCGGAATCATTGCCAATGAAATGGGGACACACATGAAAGTCACCTCCGGACCTGCGATTGAAAAACCCGGTGAAATGGCTGCAATCCTTAACAACTTACAGGAAGGAGACATTCTGTTTGTTGATGAAATCCATCGTCTGAACCGACAAGTAGAAGAAGTTCTCTATCCTGCCATGGAAGACTTCGCCATTGATATTATGATCGGAAAGGGCGCTTCTGCCAGATCGATCCGTCTTGATCTTCCGAAATTTACACTGGTTGGTGCTACCACAAGAGCTGGGCTTTTGTCTGCTCCGTTGCGCGACCGTTTCGGTGTTATGCACCACCTGGAATTCTATAATCATAAAGAACTACAGACAATTGTGCTGCGCTCTGCACAGGTGTTGGGAGTCGAAATTGATGCAAAAGGTGCTGCGGAAATTGCCAAACGTTCCCGTGGAACACCTCGTCTTGCAAATCGCCTTCTCAAAAGAGTACGTGATTTTGCCCAGGTAAAATATGATGGCCGTATTACTTACGATGTAGCTTCTTTTGCACTTGATCTTCTGGAAGTTGACCAATATGGACTTGACAAAATTGACCGTCGTATCCTCCAGACTCTGATCGTCAATTTCCAGGGAGGACCAGTTGGACTGGAGACACTGGCTGCAGCAATCGGCGAAGATGCCGGCACACTGGAAGATGTTTATGAACCTTATCTTCTTCAGAATGGTTTTCTGAACCGGACTCCACGCGGCAGAACAGCATCTTCCCTTGCTTATGAGCACCTTGGTTTTGAAAAAAATTCGTAG